A window from Citrobacter amalonaticus encodes these proteins:
- the ppiC gene encoding peptidylprolyl isomerase PpiC: MAKTAAALHILVKEEKLALDLLEQIKNGADFGKLAKKHSICPSGKRGGDLGEFRQGQMVPAFDKVVFSCPVLEPTGPLHTQFGYHIIKVLYRN; the protein is encoded by the coding sequence ATGGCAAAAACCGCAGCAGCACTACATATCCTTGTTAAAGAAGAGAAACTGGCACTGGATCTTCTGGAGCAGATTAAAAACGGCGCCGACTTCGGCAAACTGGCGAAGAAACATTCCATCTGCCCGTCAGGCAAACGAGGCGGTGACTTAGGCGAATTCCGCCAGGGCCAGATGGTTCCGGCGTTCGATAAAGTGGTCTTTTCCTGCCCGGTGCTGGAACCGACCGGCCCGCTGCACACCCAGTTCGGCTACCACATCATCAAAGTGCTGTACCGTAACTAA
- a CDS encoding glycerate kinase, with product MKIVIAPDSFKESLSAMQVATAIEQGFREIYPDAQYVKLPMADGGEGTVESMVEATEGHYHFIDVTGPLGTPVQARWGMLGDGKTAVIEMAAASGLHHVPPEHRNPLLTTSYGTGELILAALDRGVEHIILGIGGSATNDGGAGMLQALGIDLLDEKGDALPEGGGALSKLATIDTSHADPRLKTVSITVACDVNNPLCGPTGASAIFGPQKGATEAMVAALDGALAVYGKRLQEFTGRDVMNAPGAGAAGGMGAALLGLLGADLKPGVEIVINALQLERLVADASLVITGEGRLDSQSICGKTPIGVARCAKRYQKPVIALAGGLTQDHQIVHEHGLDAVFSVLTRIATLPEALEDAEYNLRISARNIASVWKLSQQQIH from the coding sequence ATGAAAATAGTTATCGCACCAGATTCATTTAAAGAAAGTTTGTCTGCCATGCAGGTGGCGACGGCTATCGAACAGGGGTTTCGCGAAATATATCCCGATGCCCAGTATGTCAAACTCCCTATGGCGGACGGCGGCGAAGGCACCGTTGAGTCGATGGTGGAGGCCACTGAGGGCCATTACCACTTTATCGATGTCACGGGCCCTCTGGGAACACCGGTCCAGGCACGCTGGGGAATGCTGGGTGACGGGAAGACGGCGGTGATCGAAATGGCTGCGGCGTCAGGTCTCCACCATGTGCCGCCAGAGCATCGTAACCCACTGCTGACCACCAGCTATGGAACGGGCGAGCTCATCCTTGCCGCACTCGATCGGGGCGTTGAGCACATTATTCTTGGCATCGGAGGCAGCGCGACGAATGACGGAGGCGCGGGCATGCTACAGGCGCTGGGCATCGACCTCCTGGATGAAAAAGGAGACGCGCTTCCCGAAGGCGGCGGTGCGCTCAGTAAACTGGCAACAATCGACACTTCCCACGCCGACCCGCGTCTAAAGACGGTCTCCATCACCGTGGCCTGCGACGTCAACAATCCGCTGTGCGGTCCGACGGGGGCCTCTGCCATTTTCGGCCCACAAAAGGGGGCGACGGAAGCGATGGTTGCAGCGTTAGACGGTGCGCTGGCGGTTTATGGCAAGCGACTACAGGAGTTTACCGGTCGGGATGTAATGAATGCGCCGGGCGCTGGCGCAGCAGGCGGAATGGGAGCCGCATTACTCGGTCTACTGGGCGCTGATTTAAAACCCGGTGTGGAGATTGTGATTAACGCGCTGCAACTGGAGCGCCTGGTAGCCGATGCCAGTCTGGTGATCACCGGAGAAGGTCGCCTCGACAGCCAGAGCATCTGCGGCAAAACGCCGATTGGCGTTGCCCGCTGCGCCAAACGCTATCAAAAACCGGTTATTGCGCTTGCCGGCGGTTTGACCCAGGATCATCAGATTGTTCATGAGCATGGGCTGGATGCCGTTTTCTCGGTGTTGACGCGCATCGCCACGCTACCGGAAGCCTTAGAGGACGCAGAATACAATCTGCGCATTTCGGCACGTAATATTGCCAGCGTCTGGAAGCTGTCGCAGCAGCAAATTCACTAA
- a CDS encoding sugar diacid recognition domain-containing protein, giving the protein MNKIQATYYLQDSTARQIVQRTMGIIPYSVNVMNEHGMIIASGEASRLHQRHEGAVLALTENRIVEIDSATADKLKGVKPGINLPINFRDQLIGVLGITGEPGEVKAYAQLVKMASELIIEQMALLEQKQWDKRYREELINQLILRDPPPSSLSAVVSWLGVNLQLPRVVLIMELQQPDRDALRTLMDYFEYSARDHLVTFSDFNELIILKPVTLKNGTLNKSLEQHELQKFKHYAQSCGFSRLIVGGYFAGENGLRRSYQTAKSTQAMVKRLKLKHQFIFHDDYALASLLGGLSGTWQAEELSKIWCELVTQDSKGVMQKTLQHYFEHNCDLSQTATSLHIHVNTLRYRLQRVEEITGIKINNLKQLLWLYIGMELQR; this is encoded by the coding sequence ATGAATAAGATCCAGGCCACTTACTACCTACAAGACTCAACCGCTCGCCAGATAGTCCAACGCACGATGGGGATTATCCCCTATTCGGTTAACGTTATGAACGAGCACGGCATGATCATTGCCTCAGGTGAGGCGTCCCGTTTACATCAGCGCCATGAAGGTGCGGTGCTGGCGTTAACTGAAAACCGGATTGTTGAAATCGATTCGGCGACGGCTGACAAACTCAAAGGTGTGAAGCCCGGTATTAATTTGCCAATAAATTTTCGCGATCAGCTTATCGGCGTACTGGGTATCACCGGAGAGCCGGGTGAGGTGAAGGCTTATGCGCAACTCGTCAAGATGGCGTCGGAACTCATTATTGAACAAATGGCGTTACTTGAACAAAAACAGTGGGATAAACGCTACCGCGAAGAGCTAATCAACCAGCTTATTTTACGCGACCCGCCTCCGTCATCGTTAAGCGCCGTGGTCTCATGGTTAGGCGTTAATCTCCAGCTGCCGCGCGTGGTGCTTATCATGGAATTGCAGCAGCCGGATCGCGATGCGCTACGTACGCTGATGGATTATTTTGAATACAGCGCCCGCGACCATCTGGTGACATTTTCCGACTTTAACGAGCTGATTATCCTCAAACCCGTCACCCTGAAAAATGGGACTCTCAATAAATCGCTGGAGCAGCACGAGCTACAGAAATTTAAGCATTACGCACAGTCCTGCGGCTTTTCACGGCTCATCGTCGGCGGCTATTTTGCGGGAGAAAATGGCCTGCGACGCTCCTATCAGACAGCGAAATCAACCCAGGCAATGGTGAAAAGACTGAAGCTTAAGCATCAATTTATCTTTCACGATGACTACGCGCTGGCCTCATTGCTGGGGGGACTTTCCGGCACCTGGCAAGCGGAAGAGTTATCAAAAATATGGTGCGAGTTGGTTACTCAGGACAGCAAAGGCGTCATGCAAAAAACATTGCAGCACTATTTCGAACATAATTGTGATCTTTCGCAAACTGCCACCAGTCTGCATATTCACGTAAACACCCTGCGCTATCGACTGCAACGCGTTGAAGAGATAACGGGAATAAAAATCAACAACTTGAAACAACTCCTTTGGTTGTACATTGGCATGGAGCTGCAGCGGTAG
- the gppA gene encoding guanosine-5'-triphosphate,3'-diphosphate diphosphatase has translation MNSTSLYAAIDLGSNSFHMLVVREVAGSIQTLTRIKRKVRLAAGLNSNNVLSAEAMERGWQCLRLFAERLQDIPQPQIRVVATATLRIAVNASEFIAKAQEILGCPVQVISGEEEARLIYQGVAHTTGGADQRLVVDIGGASTELVTGTGAQTTSLFSLSMGCVTWLERYFTDRNLAQENFDEAEKAARDVLRPVADELRYHGWKVCVGASGTVQALQEIMMAQGMDERITLAKLQQLKQRAIHCGRLEELEIEGLTLERALVFPSGLAILIAIFTELNIQCMTLAGGALREGLVYGMLHLAVDQDIRSRTLRNIQRRFMVDTEQAHRVANLAVSFLDQVENEWHLEPISRELLISACQLHEIGLSVDFKQAPQHAAYLVRNLDLPGFTPAQKKLLATLLLNQTNPVDLSSLHQQNAVPPRVAEHLCRLLRLAIIFASRRRDDLVPAITLQASNEILTLALPPDWLEQHPLGKELIEQESQWQSYVHWPLAVRE, from the coding sequence ATGAATTCTACCTCGTTGTACGCCGCTATCGATCTCGGTTCCAATAGTTTTCATATGCTGGTCGTACGCGAGGTAGCGGGCAGCATCCAGACGCTCACGCGCATTAAACGCAAAGTGCGTCTGGCCGCCGGTCTGAACAGCAACAATGTCCTTTCTGCTGAAGCAATGGAACGCGGCTGGCAATGCCTGCGTCTGTTTGCCGAGCGCCTTCAGGATATTCCGCAGCCGCAAATTCGCGTGGTCGCTACGGCTACGTTACGTATCGCGGTAAACGCCAGCGAGTTTATCGCTAAAGCGCAGGAAATCCTCGGTTGTCCGGTTCAGGTCATCAGCGGTGAAGAAGAAGCGCGCCTGATTTATCAGGGCGTGGCGCACACCACTGGCGGAGCGGATCAGCGTCTGGTCGTCGATATCGGCGGCGCCAGCACCGAACTGGTCACCGGAACAGGTGCGCAAACCACCTCCCTGTTCAGCCTGTCAATGGGCTGCGTCACCTGGCTCGAACGCTACTTTACCGATCGCAATCTGGCACAAGAGAATTTCGACGAAGCGGAAAAAGCGGCGCGCGATGTGCTGCGCCCGGTCGCCGATGAACTTCGCTATCACGGCTGGAAAGTCTGCGTCGGTGCCTCCGGTACCGTTCAGGCGTTGCAGGAAATCATGATGGCGCAGGGGATGGATGAGCGCATCACGCTGGCGAAACTGCAGCAGTTGAAACAGCGGGCGATTCACTGCGGTCGTCTGGAAGAGCTTGAAATTGAAGGCTTAACCCTGGAACGCGCGCTGGTGTTCCCCAGCGGGTTGGCTATTCTTATCGCCATCTTCACCGAACTCAATATTCAGTGTATGACCCTGGCCGGTGGGGCATTACGTGAAGGGCTGGTCTACGGGATGCTGCATCTCGCGGTGGATCAGGATATTCGCAGCCGCACGCTGCGTAACATTCAGCGCCGGTTTATGGTGGATACCGAACAGGCGCATCGCGTTGCGAATCTGGCGGTGAGTTTTCTCGATCAGGTAGAAAATGAGTGGCATCTTGAGCCGATCAGCCGCGAACTGCTGATCAGCGCCTGCCAGCTGCACGAGATAGGCCTGAGCGTTGATTTTAAGCAAGCGCCTCAGCATGCCGCCTATCTGGTCCGTAATCTGGATCTGCCGGGCTTCACGCCCGCACAGAAAAAACTGCTCGCCACGCTATTGTTAAATCAGACCAACCCGGTCGATCTCTCGTCGTTGCATCAGCAAAATGCCGTACCGCCGCGTGTGGCGGAGCATCTTTGTCGTCTGCTCAGACTGGCGATTATCTTCGCCAGCCGCCGTCGTGACGATCTGGTGCCAGCTATTACGCTACAGGCATCGAATGAAATTCTCACCCTGGCGCTACCGCCGGACTGGCTGGAACAGCATCCGTTGGGGAAAGAGTTGATTGAACAAGAAAGCCAGTGGCAGAGCTATGTCCACTGGCCTTTAGCAGTGCGTGAATGA
- the rep gene encoding DNA helicase Rep: MRLNPGQQQAVEFVTGPCLVLAGAGSGKTRVITNKIAHLIRGCGYQARHIAAVTFTNKAAREMKERVGQTLGRKEARGLMISTFHTLGLEVIKREYAALGMKSNFSLFDDTDQVALLKDLTEGLIEDDKVILQQLISTISNWKNDLKTPAQAAAGAKGERDRIFAHCYGLYDAHMKACNVLDFDDLILLPTLLLQRNEEVRERWQNKIRYLLVDEYQDTNTSQYELVKLLVGNRARFTVVGDDDQSIYSWRGARPQNLVLLSQDFPALQVIKLEQNYRSSGRILKAANILISNNPHVFEKRLFSELGYGAELKVLSANNEEHEAERVTGELIAHHFVNKTEYKDYAILYRGNHQARVFEKFLMQNRIPYKISGGTSFFSRPEIKDLLAYLRVLTNPDDDSAFLRIVNTPKREIGPATLQKLGEWAMTRNKSLFTASFDLGLSQTLTGRGYDSLTRFTHWLGEVQRLAEREPIAAVRDLIHGIDYESWLYETSPSPKAAEMRMKNVNQLFSWMTEMLEGSELDEPMTLTQVVTRFTLRDMMERGESEEELDQVQLMTLHASKGLEFPYVFMVGMEEGFLPHQSSIDEDNIDEERRLAYVGITRAQKELIFTLCKERRQYGELVRPEPSRFLLELPQDDLIWEQERKVVSAEERMQKGQSHLANLKAMMAAKREKS, from the coding sequence ATGCGTTTAAACCCCGGCCAACAACAAGCTGTCGAATTCGTCACCGGACCGTGCCTGGTGCTGGCGGGGGCGGGTTCCGGTAAGACACGCGTGATCACCAACAAGATCGCCCATCTGATCCGTGGCTGCGGCTACCAGGCGCGACACATTGCGGCGGTGACTTTTACTAATAAAGCGGCGCGCGAAATGAAAGAGCGTGTCGGACAGACGCTGGGACGCAAAGAAGCGCGCGGGTTGATGATCTCCACTTTCCATACGTTAGGGCTGGAGGTGATTAAACGCGAATACGCCGCGCTGGGGATGAAGTCGAATTTTTCGCTGTTTGATGACACGGACCAGGTTGCGCTGCTCAAAGATCTGACGGAAGGGCTGATTGAAGACGACAAAGTGATACTGCAACAGTTGATCTCGACGATCTCGAACTGGAAGAACGATCTCAAAACGCCCGCACAGGCGGCCGCCGGTGCGAAAGGCGAGCGCGATCGTATCTTTGCACACTGCTACGGGCTGTACGACGCGCATATGAAAGCCTGCAATGTCCTCGACTTTGATGATTTGATTCTGCTACCGACGCTGCTGTTGCAACGTAATGAAGAGGTGCGTGAGCGCTGGCAGAACAAGATTCGCTATCTGCTGGTGGATGAATATCAGGACACCAACACCAGTCAGTACGAACTGGTGAAATTGCTGGTGGGAAACCGGGCGCGATTCACCGTCGTAGGGGACGACGATCAGTCGATTTACTCCTGGCGCGGGGCGCGTCCGCAAAACCTGGTGTTGTTAAGTCAGGATTTTCCGGCGTTACAGGTGATCAAACTGGAGCAGAACTACCGCTCCTCCGGGCGGATCCTGAAGGCGGCGAACATCCTCATTTCCAATAACCCGCACGTCTTTGAAAAACGGCTTTTTTCCGAGCTGGGATATGGCGCGGAACTCAAAGTTCTGAGTGCGAATAATGAGGAGCACGAAGCCGAGCGGGTGACCGGGGAACTCATCGCCCATCACTTTGTAAATAAAACGGAATACAAAGATTACGCTATTCTGTATCGCGGCAACCACCAGGCGCGAGTATTCGAAAAATTCCTCATGCAGAACCGGATCCCCTACAAAATCTCCGGTGGAACGTCGTTCTTCTCGCGTCCGGAAATTAAAGACTTGCTGGCCTATCTGCGGGTGTTGACCAATCCGGATGATGACAGCGCGTTCCTGCGTATTGTGAATACGCCAAAGCGTGAAATTGGCCCCGCCACGCTGCAAAAGCTGGGTGAATGGGCGATGACGCGGAACAAAAGCCTGTTTACCGCCAGTTTTGATCTGGGGCTGAGCCAGACGCTCACCGGGCGCGGCTATGACTCGCTCACCCGTTTTACCCACTGGCTGGGCGAGGTTCAGCGGTTGGCAGAACGTGAGCCGATTGCCGCTGTTCGCGATCTCATCCACGGAATTGATTACGAATCATGGCTTTACGAAACGTCGCCCAGCCCAAAAGCCGCTGAAATGCGCATGAAAAACGTCAACCAGCTGTTTAGCTGGATGACCGAAATGCTGGAAGGCAGCGAACTGGATGAGCCGATGACGCTCACTCAGGTTGTCACCCGCTTCACGCTACGTGACATGATGGAGCGCGGCGAGAGTGAGGAAGAGCTGGATCAGGTGCAACTGATGACGCTGCATGCCTCGAAAGGGCTGGAGTTCCCGTATGTGTTTATGGTGGGTATGGAAGAAGGCTTCCTGCCACACCAGAGCAGCATCGATGAAGACAACATTGATGAAGAGCGCCGCCTGGCTTATGTCGGCATCACCCGCGCGCAGAAAGAGCTGATTTTTACGTTGTGTAAAGAGCGACGTCAGTACGGTGAACTGGTGCGTCCGGAGCCGAGCCGTTTCCTGCTGGAGTTACCGCAGGACGATCTGATCTGGGAGCAGGAGCGTAAAGTGGTGAGCGCCGAAGAGCGAATGCAGAAAGGGCAAAGCCATCTGGCGAATCTGAAAGCGATGATGGCGGCGAAAAGAGAGAAATCGTAG
- the ilvC gene encoding ketol-acid reductoisomerase has product MANYFNTLNLRQQLAQLGKCRFMGRDEFADGASYLQGKKVVIVGCGAQGLNQGLNMRDSGLDISYALRKEAIAEKRASWRKATENGFKVGTYEELIPQADLVVNLTPDKQHSDVVRSVQPLMKDGAALGYSHGFNIVEVGEQIRKDITVVMVAPKCPGTEVREEYKRGFGVPTLIAVHPENDPKGEGMAIAKAWAAATGGHRAGVLESSFVAEVKSDLMGEQTILCGMLQAGSLLCFDKLVEEGTDPAYAEKLIQFGWETITEALKQGGITLMMDRLSNPAKLRAYALSEQLKEIMAPLFQKHMDDIISGEFSSGMMADWANDDKKLLTWREETGKTAFETAPQYEGKIGEQEYFDKGVLMIAMVKAGVELAFETMVDSGIIEESAYYESLHELPLIANTIARKRLYEMNVVISDTAEYGNYLFSYACVPLLKEFMTTLQTGDLGKAIAEGAVDNAQLRDVNDAIRSHAIEKVGQKLRGYMTDMKRIAVAG; this is encoded by the coding sequence ATGGCTAACTACTTTAATACACTGAACCTGCGCCAGCAGCTGGCACAGCTGGGTAAATGTCGCTTTATGGGCCGCGATGAGTTCGCCGATGGCGCGAGCTACCTTCAGGGTAAAAAAGTGGTCATTGTCGGCTGTGGCGCGCAGGGTCTGAACCAGGGCCTGAACATGCGTGATTCCGGTCTGGATATCTCCTACGCCCTGCGTAAAGAGGCGATTGCTGAGAAGCGCGCATCCTGGCGTAAAGCGACTGAAAACGGCTTCAAAGTCGGCACGTATGAAGAGCTGATCCCGCAGGCGGATTTGGTGGTTAACCTGACGCCAGACAAACAACACTCTGACGTAGTGCGTTCCGTACAACCGCTGATGAAAGACGGCGCGGCGCTGGGTTACTCTCACGGCTTCAACATCGTTGAAGTGGGCGAGCAGATCCGTAAAGACATCACCGTAGTGATGGTGGCACCGAAGTGTCCGGGTACTGAAGTGCGTGAAGAATACAAACGTGGTTTCGGTGTGCCGACGCTGATCGCGGTTCACCCGGAAAACGATCCGAAAGGCGAAGGCATGGCGATTGCTAAAGCCTGGGCTGCAGCGACCGGCGGCCACCGTGCGGGCGTGCTGGAATCTTCCTTCGTGGCGGAAGTGAAATCCGACCTGATGGGCGAGCAGACCATTCTGTGCGGTATGCTGCAGGCTGGTTCTCTGCTGTGCTTCGATAAGCTGGTGGAAGAAGGGACTGACCCGGCATATGCCGAGAAACTGATTCAGTTCGGCTGGGAAACGATCACTGAAGCGCTGAAGCAGGGCGGTATCACGCTGATGATGGACCGTCTGTCCAATCCGGCGAAACTGCGCGCTTACGCGCTGTCCGAACAGCTGAAAGAAATTATGGCGCCGCTGTTCCAGAAACACATGGACGACATCATCTCCGGTGAGTTCTCTTCCGGCATGATGGCTGACTGGGCTAACGACGATAAGAAACTGCTGACATGGCGTGAAGAGACTGGTAAAACCGCGTTCGAAACCGCGCCGCAGTATGAAGGCAAAATCGGCGAGCAGGAGTACTTCGATAAAGGCGTACTGATGATCGCGATGGTAAAAGCAGGCGTTGAGCTGGCGTTCGAAACCATGGTGGATTCCGGCATCATCGAAGAGTCTGCGTACTACGAATCTCTGCACGAGCTGCCGCTGATCGCCAACACCATTGCGCGTAAGCGTCTGTACGAAATGAACGTGGTGATCTCTGATACCGCAGAATACGGTAACTACCTGTTCTCTTATGCCTGCGTACCGCTGCTGAAAGAGTTCATGACCACGCTGCAGACCGGCGACCTGGGTAAAGCGATTGCTGAAGGCGCAGTGGATAACGCTCAGTTGCGCGATGTAAATGACGCGATTCGCAGCCATGCTATCGAGAAAGTCGGCCAGAAACTGCGTGGTTATATGACCGATATGAAGCGCATTGCTGTTGCGGGTTAA
- the rhlB gene encoding ATP-dependent RNA helicase RhlB, giving the protein MSKTHLTEQKFSDFALHPKVIEALENKGFHNCTPIQALALPLTLAGRDVAGQAQTGTGKTMAFLTSTFHYLLSHPAIDDRKVNQPRALIMAPTRELAVQIHADAEPLAQTTGLKLGLAYGGDGYDKQLKVLESGVDILIGTTGRLIDYAKQNHINLGAIQVVVLDEADRMYDLGFIKDIRWLFRRMPPANQRLNMLFSATLSYRVRELAFEQMNNAEYVEVEPEQKTGHRIKEELFYPSNEEKMRLLQTLIEEEWPDRAIIFANTKHRCEDIWGHLAADGHRVGLLTGDVAQKKRLRILDEFTRGDLDILVATDVAARGLHIPAVTHVFNYDLPDDCEDYVHRIGRTGRAGASGHSISLACEEYALNLPAIETYIGHSIPVSKYNPEALMNNLPKPLRLTRTRPGNGPRRSGGAPRNRRRSG; this is encoded by the coding sequence ATGAGCAAAACACATTTAACAGAACAGAAGTTTTCCGACTTCGCCCTGCACCCAAAGGTTATCGAAGCCCTTGAAAATAAAGGATTTCATAACTGCACGCCCATTCAGGCCCTCGCACTGCCGCTTACGCTGGCTGGTCGCGATGTTGCAGGGCAGGCGCAAACCGGTACCGGAAAAACGATGGCGTTCCTGACGTCAACGTTTCATTATCTTCTCTCTCATCCCGCGATTGACGATCGCAAGGTGAACCAGCCACGCGCCTTAATTATGGCGCCGACGCGTGAGTTAGCCGTGCAGATCCACGCTGATGCCGAGCCGCTGGCACAGACGACCGGTCTGAAGCTGGGTCTCGCTTACGGCGGTGACGGTTACGACAAACAGCTAAAAGTGCTGGAAAGCGGCGTCGATATTCTCATCGGCACCACGGGTCGTCTGATCGATTACGCGAAACAGAATCACATCAACCTGGGCGCCATCCAGGTGGTGGTCCTCGATGAAGCCGATCGCATGTACGATCTGGGCTTTATTAAAGATATTCGCTGGCTGTTCCGCCGCATGCCGCCGGCCAACCAACGCCTGAACATGTTGTTCTCTGCTACCCTCTCTTACCGCGTGCGTGAACTGGCGTTCGAACAGATGAACAACGCCGAATACGTTGAAGTCGAGCCGGAACAAAAAACGGGTCACCGTATTAAAGAAGAGCTTTTCTATCCGTCTAACGAAGAGAAAATGCGCTTACTGCAAACGCTGATCGAAGAAGAGTGGCCGGATCGCGCCATCATCTTCGCGAACACCAAACACCGCTGCGAAGATATCTGGGGTCATCTTGCCGCCGATGGTCATCGCGTTGGTTTGCTGACTGGCGATGTGGCGCAGAAAAAACGTCTGCGTATTCTCGATGAATTTACCCGTGGCGATCTGGATATTCTGGTCGCAACCGATGTTGCCGCGCGCGGCCTGCACATTCCTGCCGTGACGCACGTATTTAACTACGATCTGCCGGACGATTGCGAAGACTACGTACACCGCATCGGTCGTACGGGCCGTGCTGGTGCAAGCGGTCACTCGATCAGCCTGGCCTGTGAAGAGTACGCCCTGAACCTACCAGCGATTGAAACCTACATTGGTCACTCGATTCCGGTGAGTAAATACAACCCGGAAGCGTTGATGAACAATCTGCCGAAGCCGCTGCGCCTGACGCGTACGCGCCCTGGCAATGGCCCGCGCCGCTCTGGCGGTGCTCCGCGTAATCGTCGTCGTTCAGGTTAA
- a CDS encoding GntP family permease: protein MVSISATGAIIALVVAIVLILRKVSPAYGMMVGALVGGLVGGADLVQTVTLMVTGAQGITNAVLRILAAGVLAGVLIESGAANTIAETVVKKVGESRALLALAIATMILTAVGVFIDVAVITVAPIALSIARRAGLSKLAILLAMIGGGKAGNVMSPNPNAIAASDSFHVPLTSVMMGGIIPGLFGLAIAYFLAKRLSQKGSMVTTEEIISQDTHGTQPGFLAAISAPLVAIILLALRPVAGIAIDPLIALPVGGLVGAILMGRFKQSNAFMMSGLTRMAPVAIMLLGTGTLAGIIANSALKEVLIDGLTSSGLPSYLLAPISGAIMSMATASTTAGTAVAAGVFSQTLLGLGVSALAGAVMIHAGATVLDHLPHGSFFHATGGSVSMQIHERLKLLPYETLVGFVIALISTLLFGVFGLAG, encoded by the coding sequence ATGGTTTCAATATCCGCAACAGGCGCCATCATCGCACTCGTGGTGGCGATCGTCTTAATATTACGCAAAGTCTCTCCCGCGTACGGCATGATGGTGGGTGCGCTGGTCGGTGGTCTCGTCGGCGGGGCAGACCTGGTCCAGACCGTCACGCTGATGGTCACGGGTGCGCAGGGCATCACCAATGCCGTACTGCGCATTCTCGCTGCAGGCGTACTGGCTGGTGTGCTGATCGAATCCGGCGCCGCGAACACAATCGCGGAAACGGTAGTGAAAAAAGTGGGCGAAAGTCGTGCCCTGCTTGCCTTAGCCATTGCCACTATGATTCTGACGGCCGTTGGCGTTTTTATCGATGTCGCGGTGATTACCGTCGCGCCGATTGCGCTTTCGATCGCCAGACGCGCCGGGCTATCAAAACTCGCCATTTTGCTGGCGATGATTGGCGGTGGCAAAGCGGGTAACGTCATGTCACCGAATCCCAATGCCATTGCCGCTTCGGATTCGTTCCATGTCCCGCTCACATCCGTCATGATGGGGGGGATTATTCCCGGATTGTTCGGCCTGGCAATCGCCTATTTTCTGGCGAAGCGTCTGAGCCAAAAAGGCTCGATGGTCACGACGGAAGAGATCATTTCTCAGGACACGCACGGCACACAACCCGGATTTCTGGCGGCCATCAGCGCCCCCCTTGTTGCCATTATTCTGTTAGCGCTGCGTCCTGTGGCGGGCATTGCTATCGATCCGCTCATTGCTCTGCCAGTGGGAGGATTAGTCGGCGCAATCCTGATGGGCCGATTTAAACAAAGTAACGCCTTTATGATGTCCGGGCTGACGCGCATGGCACCTGTCGCCATTATGCTGCTCGGTACCGGCACGCTGGCTGGCATCATTGCCAACTCAGCGTTAAAAGAGGTCCTGATCGACGGATTAACCTCTTCCGGTCTCCCTTCTTATCTCCTGGCCCCCATCTCTGGCGCAATTATGTCGATGGCCACCGCGTCGACAACGGCCGGAACCGCCGTTGCAGCAGGCGTGTTCAGTCAAACGCTGCTGGGACTTGGCGTCTCTGCGCTTGCCGGTGCAGTCATGATTCATGCCGGGGCGACGGTTCTGGATCATCTCCCTCACGGCAGTTTTTTCCACGCCACTGGCGGTAGCGTCAGTATGCAAATCCATGAACGCTTAAAACTTCTGCCTTATGAAACCCTTGTTGGTTTCGTCATCGCATTGATTTCGACACTGCTGTTTGGTGTCTTCGGACTCGCCGGGTAA